A single genomic interval of Coccidioides posadasii str. Silveira chromosome 1, complete sequence harbors:
- a CDS encoding uncharacterized protein (EggNog:ENOG410PKSN~COG:S~BUSCO:12075at33183) has protein sequence MALVTYSDSEGSDSGSAPKIAPASRKHPTPTSSKINIFQPLVDRSNPRKILVNLSNTETGDEAEDAASEEGPARKRARIGGGNSFAGFNAMLPAPKGAAQDKDGKKVSSTAASRPVFSLKTSATPGFVREPESGFLEDNQNGDTVENDSSGALPATKDEPVVVKKGNPMMFKPLSVARNTKKKPKAPPQKSIGDVKGKVPVNKGSELQTAVKTEPVVSKPKVNLFGISSNDPAGPTAELIAQPSHYEPLIYAPSSGSTSPESQALPIKEVSMHKDDRTSMPTHSNSLENIASDLNLSQSEIRQLMGRKGRASAADAKILTFNTDEEYNSNSAYLASMSEQELAAQQHNPVRSIAPGKHSLQQLVNAVSNQRDALEDSFAAGKRNRKEAGSRYGW, from the coding sequence ATGGCGCTAGTCACATATTCGGATTCGGAAGGCTCAGACTCGGGTTCCGCTCCGAAAATAGCCCCTGCTTCACGGAAACATCCCACGCCTACGTCCTCAAAAATAAACATCTTCCAGCCGCTCGTTGATCGCAGCAACCCGCGCAAAATCCTGGTGAATCTTTCGAATACGGAAACGGGTGATGAAGCTGAAGATGCAGCCTCAGAAGAGGGCCCAGCTCGAAAACGGGCGAGGATAGGTGGTGGCAATTCCTTTGCTGGATTCAACGCTATGCTTCCAGCACCTAAAGGGGCCGCCCAAGATAAAGATGGCAAAAAGGTGTCTAGTACTGCTGCTTCTCGGCCAGTATTCAGTCTCAAAACAAGCGCTACTCCAGGCTTTGTTAGAGAACCCGAGTCGGGATTCTTAGAGGACAACCAGAACGGGGATACTGTCGAAAACGATTCATCCGGAGCTCTACCAGCGACAAAGGACGAGCCAGTTGTGGTGAAGAAAGGTAACCCGATGATGTTTAAACCGCTATCTGTTGCCCGAAATACCAAGAAGAAACCAAAAGCACCTCCGCAAAAGTCCATAGGCGATGTTAAGGGGAAAGTGCCGGTGAACAAGGGATCTGAACTGCAAACAGCAGTTAAGACAGAGCCGGTAGTATCGAAGCCAAAGGTGAATCTATTTGGAATATCCAGTAATGACCCTGCTGGCCCTACAGCTGAATTGATCGCGCAACCCTCACATTACGAGCCTCTGATTTATGCGCCTTCTTCCGGATCTACTTCTCCAGAATCGCAAGCACTCCCCATAAAAGAAGTGTCTATGCACAAAGATGATAGAACCTCCATGCCGACCCACTCCAACTCGCTCGAAAACATCGCGAGCGACctaaatctttctcaatCTGAAATACGTCAGCTCATGGGCCGTAAAGGCCGCGCTTCGGCAGCTGATGCCAAAATCCTTACATTCAACACCGACGAAGAGTATAATTCCAACTCTGCCTACCTGGCCTCGATGTCTGAACAAGAACTAGCCGCTCAACAACATAATCCTGTTCGCTCAATTGCGCCAGGTAAACACAGCTTGCAACAGCTAGTGAATGCTGTGAGCAACCAACGGGATGCGCTTGAAGATAGTTTTGCCGCTGGCAAGAGGAATCGGAAAGAAGCAGGTTCCAGATACGGGTGGTGA
- a CDS encoding uncharacterized protein (EggNog:ENOG410PN7K~COG:S~BUSCO:13047at33183), whose translation MPGNQGSQHEEGRKTTSTKSDDDYSTGRRKFRLKSKHSSKREQDHEKSRKRRSHHSSDGQRCHKHHKSSRRAETFDERPLSPNAAFRESLFDALADDEGAAYWESVYGQPIHTYPRPEQADCQGDLERMTDEEYASYVRARMWEKTHQAVLEERERRRRAREAEMKAEKARREPRTAEPDREAFEKMIDESLRRGRDRKERKRKASLWADVWSRYLESWKELDTLAREAASKTEAASPDSFTLRLRNLIVWPVETGKRKDVTPQTIEEFIRNAPFQQGAGASASTSSQETGSASPHYPDLITALKMERVRWHPDKIKHRYGILGMEEQVDKSATEVFQILDRMWVEERAKYNLT comes from the coding sequence ATGCCTGGTAACCAGGGATCCCAACATGAAGAAGGCAGAAAAACCACATCCACGAAATCTGATGATGACTACAGCACGGGACGGCGCAAGTTTCGATTGAAATCAAAGCATTCAAGCAAACGCGAACAAGACCATGAGAAAAGCCGGAAACGTCGAAGTCACCACAGTAGCGATGGTCAACGGTGCCACAAACATCACAAGTCTTCCCGCCGTGCAGAAACATTTGACGAACGTCCGCTCTCTCCAAATGCCGCATTCCGGGAGTCTCTGTTCGATGCGCTAGCGGATGATGAAGGCGCGGCATACTGGGAAAGTGTATACGGTCAGCCTATTCACACGTACCCTCGCCCAGAGCAGGCCGACTGCCAGGGAGATCTTGAAAGGATGACCGATGAGGAATATGCGTCATATGTCCGAGCACGAATGTGGGAAAAAACACACCAGGCTGTGTTAGAAGAACGGGAACGGCGTCGCCGAGCTCGCGAAGCTGAAATGAAGGCAGAGAAAGCCAGGCGAGAACCGAGAACGGCAGAGCCAGATCGCGAAGCGTTTGAAAAGATGATCGATGAGAGCCTACGCCGCGGAAGAGATAGAAAGGAACGGAAGAGAAAGGCCAGTTTGTGGGCCGATGTGTGGAGTCGCTATTTAGAGAGCTGGAAAGAACTTGATACCTTGGCACGCGAAGCTGCATCTAAGACTGAGGCAGCGTCTCCTGATAGTTTTACTTTACGCCTTCGCAATCTTATTGTCTGGCCCGTTGAGACTGGAAAACGCAAAGATGTTACTCCACAAACCATAGAAGAATTCATTCGCAATGCGCCATTTCAGCAAGGGGCCGGAGCCAGCGCCTCCACATCTAGTCAAGAGACGGGTTCCGCAAGCCCACATTATCCTGACCTTATTACGGCACTGAAAATGGAGCGTGTCCGTTGGCATCCTGATAAGATTAAACATAGATATGGTATTCTAGGGATGGAAGAGCAAGTTGACAAGAGTGCAACTGAAGTCTTCCAGATATTGGACAGGATGTGGGTTGAAGAGCGTGCGAAATACAACCTGACTTAG
- a CDS encoding uncharacterized protein (SECRETED:SignalP(1-27)~EggNog:ENOG410PHCK~COG:U~TransMembrane:1 (n11-22c27/28o304-328i)~BUSCO:11398at33183), which yields MLQRRIMLPQLLSTLLLWVLGLGVVLASDENNFENDPNTRRVPMKAFSIQQPYLDSDLHHRWFDFGGDTIIRTDQYIRLTSDRPSQRGWLWSRVPLTATNWQIELEFKIHGEGSLHGDGFALWLTKQRATSGPVFGSADRFEGLGIFFDTYKNGRTGVSFPLVMAMMGDGKTAYDAAYDGRANDIGSCSARGLRGSSIPTKARLTYFQDKSLALDLQYKSDYSWTPCFKITPSNDVSIKIPSISYLGFSAETGELSDNHDIIEVNTYSIYAQSGGQSSQPANSGKKATNQGTSGTAEVKEGGSWLWTLFKFFMFLILIAGGYAGWTAYRTSQRGSRF from the exons ATGCTTCAACGCCGCATCATGCTTCCGCAACTGTTATCGACTCTGCTATTATGGGTCCTCGGGCTGGGCGTGGTCCTTGCCAGCGATGAAAATAATTTTGAGAATGATCCAAATACAAGGAGGGTGCCA ATGAAAGCCTTTAGTATACAACAG CCCTACTTAGATTCCGATCTGCATCACCGGTGGTTTGACTTCGGGGGAGATACAATTATTCGCACTGATCA ATATATCCGTCTCACCTCTGATCGTCCTTCTCAACGAGGTTGGCTTTGGTCCCGTGTTCCTTTGACTGCCACGAACTGGCAA ATTGAATTGGAATTCAAAATCCACGGTGAAGGTAGCCTCCATGGTGATGGCTTCGCCCTATGGCTCACGAAGCAGCGTGCGACTTCTGGCCCCGTTTTTGGTTCCGCCGATCGATTCGAGGGATTGGGGATCTTCTTTGACACCTACAAAAATGGACGGACCGGCGTGTCCTTTCCATTGGTCATGGCCATGATGGGAGATGGCAAAACGGCATATGATGCCGCCTATGATGGCAGAGCTAATGACATCGGCTCCTGCTCG GCGCGAGGGCTTCGTGGCTCTTCGATACCTACAAAGGCCCGGTTGACTTACTTCCAGGATAAGTCGCTTGCCCTCGATCTCCAATACAAGTCAGATTACAGTTGGACTCCTTGCTTTAAAATTACTCCAAGCAATGATGTGTCTATCAAGATACCATCGATCTCTTATCTCGGATTCTCAGCCGAGACTGGGGAACTCAGCGATAACCACGACATTATAGAAGTGAACACCTATTCTATATATGCGCAATCCGGGGGTCAAAGCTCCCAGCCAGCTAATAGCGGAAAGAAGGCTACAAACCAAGGCACATCTGGAACTGCCGAGGTAAAAGAAGGAGGAAGCTGGCTCTGGACCCTATTCAAGTTCTTCATGTTCTTGATTCTTATCGCGGGTGGTTACGCTGGCTGGACGGCTTACAGAACGAGCCAACGCGGCTCGAGGTTTTGA
- the TIM13 gene encoding protein translocase subunit (EggNog:ENOG410PS0T~COG:U~BUSCO:16812at33183): MAISNPFASDSSPQSTTSAEMKAAIIQQLQSESAITNARTLMEKINSNCFEKCISSPPGSTFSSKDQTCLTACMEKYISLWNATSRAYVSRLSREQEKSGLGGGNITLNDIGGGEGSF; the protein is encoded by the exons ATGGCTATCTCCAACCCTTTCGCCTCGGACTCTTCCCCCCAGTCCACCACCTCCGCCGAGATGAAAGCCGCCATAATTCAACAGCTCCAATCTGAGTCGGCGATAACAAACGCACGCACACTTATGGAG AAAATTAACTCGAACTGCTTCGAGAAATGTATCTCCTCGCCACCAGGCTCGACATTCTCCTCCAAGGACCAAACCTGCCTCACAGCCTGCATGGAAAAGTACATTTCGCTGTGGAACGCCACCAGCAGAGCATACGTTTCGCGCCTGAGCCGAGAGCAGGAGAAGAGCGGACTTGGCGGCGGGAATATAACGCTTAATGATATCGGTGGGGGAGAGGGTAGTTTTTGA
- the PKA1 gene encoding camp-dependent protein kinase catalytic subunit (EggNog:ENOG410PHM9~COG:T~TransMembrane:1 (o349-367i)), with protein sequence MPIFGGLLKKRRTKDPKASKDLQSTASSSAESPSSVPSASSQRSSPQLGQHSTVNTSASAAPPERPIDAGTSDATQLNISSATPDVRAGATGDSTVMNSQQIQNHSPVPGGSPQPVSPQHHQNVASIKNIINPPQQEEVLSQGANDGRFPSQQPVRTTQRQLKGKYSLNDFTLRRTLGTGSFGRVHLVQSVHNQRFYAIKVLKKQQVVKMKQVEHTNDERRMLERVKHPFLITLWGTFQDAKNLYMVMDFVEGGELFSLLRKSQRFPNPVAKFYAAEVTLALEYLHSQNIVYRDLKPENLLLDRHGHLKITDFGFAKEVRDITWTLCGTPDYLAPEVVSSKGYNKSVDWWSLGILIFEMLCGFTPFWDSGSPMKIYENIVHGRVKYPPFLVPDARDLLSQLITPDLTKRLGNLRGGSEDVKNHAWFSEVTWDRLARKDIDAPYIPPVKAGQGDASQFDTYPEETEQYGLPADDEFGHFFEEF encoded by the exons ATGCCGATTTTCGGAGGCCTCCTCAAGAAGCGGCGGACGAAGGACCCAAAAGCGTCAAAAGACCTACAATCGACAGCCTCGTCTAGTGCTGAATCACCTTCATCGGTTCCATCGGCAAGTTCACAGCGTAGTTCGCCACAGCTCGGCCAGCATTCAACTGTCAATACGTCCGCTTCCGCTGCCCCTCCTGAGCGACCAATTGACGCCGGAACGTCCGACGCTACACAACTGAACATCTCTTCCGCAACCCCAGACGTCCGTGCGGGTGCTACGGGTGATAGCACCGTCATGAACTCGCAACAAATCCAAAATCATTCTCCTGTGCCCGGGGGATCTCCGCAACCAGTATCCCCGCAGCACCATCAAAATGTCGCAAGTATCAAAAACATCATAAATCCACCTCAACAGGAAGAAGTACTCTCCCAAGGAGCCAATGACGGTCGCTTCCCTTCCCAGCAGCCAGTTCGGACGACCCAGAGACAATTGAAGGGAAAATATTCCCTTAACGACTTCACACTCCGCCGCACCTTGGGAACAGGCAGTTTTGGAAGAGTACACCTGGTGCAATCGGTACATAACCAACGTTTCTATGCGATAAAGGTATTGAAAAAACAACAAGTAGTGAAGATGAAGCAGGTGGAGCATACCAATGATGAGCGGAGAATGTTGGAAAGGGTGAAGCATCCTTTCCTAATCACTCTCTGGGGAACCTTCCAGGATGCCAAGAATCTGTACATGGTGATGGACTTTGTGGAGGGTGGAGAGCTATTCAGTTTGCTCCGCAAGTCGCAG CGATTCCCGAACCCAGTCGCAAAGTTTTATGCAGCCGAAGTCACACTTGCATTAGAATACCTACATTCACAAAACATCGTTTATAGAGATCTCAAACCCGAGAATCTTCTCCTTGATAGACATGGTCATCTCAAAATCACTGATTTCGGCTTCGCCAAAGAAGTTCGGGATATAACATGGACCCTTTGTGGAACGCCCGACTATCTTGCTCCAGAAGTGGTTTCCTCGAAGGGATACAATAAATCAGTTGACTG GTGGTCCCTTGGAATCCTTATCTTCGAAATGCTTTGCGGCTTTACACCGTTTTGGGATAGTGGATCTCCCATGAAAATATATGAGAATATCGTCCATGGCCGGGTTAAGTACCCTCCATTCTTAGTCCCTGATGCTCGGGATCTCTTGTCGCAACTCATCACCCCCGATCTCACGAAGCGGCTAGGTAACCTTCGGGGCGGATCGGAAGATGTCAAAAACCACGCATGGTTCTCGGAAGTTACTTGGGACAGACTTGCCAGGAAAGATATCGATGCTCCGTATATACCTCCAGTTAAAGCTGGGCAAGGAGACGCTAGCCAGTTCGACACCTACCCCGAAGAAACGGAGCAATACGGCCTACCAGCTGATGATGA GTTTGGCCATTTCTTCGAAGAATTTTAA
- a CDS encoding uncharacterized protein (EggNog:ENOG410PJR9~COG:T~BUSCO:2632at33183): MSLLQNEDFIIWQLRTSYLSAIKDGVGDRLITLNSSALNTPGFRAAGWTGSAAAAASIKRTYSPPIPIATAVASEYFQSKNENGDGKQDGDRQPDLGFSDDEEGGMITGSRDDTNTIVPLPHRSSPGKKGRRRKHQSQPGRPHHRPGDAEEDDSSDLSDDSDDDPSGSRAVNQIKFTKMPVRDRAGSSPIRGSNRREGPKVLVTSPSVRSVETRFRRNSLGAVEAVKARARGDTITSSDMSSDNDLDPDVLKRRQIHFSGTEEVIEVPEDTASEKLEEEVEIEAEMSRRTQENDDDSIAESVGSALSSEFGVTADSTTLLGRVAIGGSLGSRLPVETQDTSPNRHRVLSPVLQSIPPPRPISIVGTTSLLSSMLQARKEAPVNPLEKFAAFSGKSETSTPLYLKIFVPSSSSPSSPIDILAVRESKNEDQPGQITVAQAIGLSLWRYMEEGLKPPLRDDRFSVNRWHLRMVDDGEVDYDFPPLSRDRPLADFTSNNNRAAAVRGRARSKPCDEFALVEATDEEFKENERRFPKYSIAAIQQQTDEKQNASISPTPALLNKGVANTRANPILGQPFSSALNDSSLTPADRPIVPVSHATPRMGASKTLKVRYVDLESSTRTTTIQTSTDSYIAEILDSVCKKWGLDKGNFLLKVMGSNTIAPLDRTVEALGNISELELVRRRFGIGPLSLTGSPGSSSPNAPLLIDNHNAATKKGKKGTRMLHPLAQQQDIIGGYYRRFNVIRKQSMSLTASSQRVIAFDHDYIHIIPGETGRTLFESNAKTTSISFNDVVGSKVSRRHPKSFRIVVLRGNEANEQKRYDFEAKNPAEAAEIVEEIKKNMMQCRM, encoded by the exons ATGTCACTACTTCAGAATGAAGA TTTCATTATTTGGCAGTTGCGCACATCCTATCTCTCCGCGATAAAAGACGGCGTCGGCGACCGACTCATAACGCTCAACTCCTCCGCTCTCAACACCCCGGGTTTTCGCGCTGCAGGATGGACGGGATCCGCCGCTGCCGCCGCAAGCATAAAACGAACGTATTCCCCGCCTATTCCGATCGCGACCGCCGTTGCGTCCGAATACTTCCAGTCGAAGAATGAGAACGGAGATGGGAAACAGGATGGTGACCGACAGCCTGATTTGGGATTTAGTGATGACGAGGAAGGCGGGATGATCACCGGCTCAAGGGATGATACAAATACGATTGTCCCTTTACCGCATCGGTCTAGTCCTGGGAAGAAGGGCCGGAGACGGAAACATCAAAGCCAGCCAGGAAGGCCACATCACAGACCCGGCGACGCGGAAGAAGATGATAGTAGTGATCTCAGCGACGACAGCGATGATGATCCGAGTGGATCGAG GGCTGTGAACCAAATAAAATTTACGAAGATGCCTGTTCGAGACCGTGCAGGGTCCTCTCCAATCCGAGGTTCCAATCGCCGTGAAGGCCCCAAGGTACTAGTTACTTCTCCATCAGTCAGATCCGTAGAAACCCGGTTTCGCCGAAATTCGTTGGGTGCAGTGGAAGCTGTCAAGGCCCGGGCTCGTGGTGACACTATTACGAGCAGCGATATGTCCTCTGACAACGATCTAGACCCAGATGTACTTAAGAGACGTCAGATCCACTTTTCAGGAACGGAAGAAGTTATCGAAGTTCCGGAAGATACAGCCAGTGAAAAACTAGAGGAAGAAGTCGAGATCGAGGCTGAAATGTCCCGTCGCACTCAAGAAAACGACGACGATTCTATAGCGGAGTCTGTTGGCTCAGCCTTATCTTCTGAGTTTGGTGTAACGGCAGACTCAACTACTCTCTTGGGGAGGGTCGCCATTGGCGGCAGTTTGGGCTCCCGATTACCAGTTGAAACACAGGATACATCGCCAAATCGGCACAGGGTACTTTCACCTGTCCTCCAGAGCATTCCGCCTCCTCGCCCGATTAGTATCGTCGGTACAACCAGTCTACTTTCTTCCATGCTTCAAGCTCGCAAGGAAGCACCTGTCAATCCTTTAGAGAAATTTGCTGCCTTTTCCGGTAAAAGCGAGACTTCAACGCCCCTATATCTTAAAATCTTTGTACCGTCATCTTCCTCGCCATCGAGCCCTATTGATATCCTGGCAGTTCGAGAATCCAAAAATGAGGATCAGCCAGGACAGATCACCGTCGCACAGGCTATTGGATTAAGCTTATGGAGATATATGGAAGAAGGTCTGAAGCCGCCGCTTAGAGATGATAGGTTCAGTGTAAACCGCTGGCATCTCCGCATGGTGGATGACGGTGAAGTCGATTACGATTTCCCGCCTCTTAGTCGGGATAGGCCCCTCGCAGATTTTACGTCGAATAACAATCGAGCCGCCGCAGTCCGAGGGAGAGCTAGAAGCAAACCATGCGATGAATTTGCGCTTGTTGAGGCGACGGACGAGGAGTTCAAAGAGAACGAGCGGCGTTTCCCGAAATATAGTATCGCAGCTATTCAGCAGCAAACGGACGAAAAGCAAAACGCATCAATTTCGCCCACACCGGCTTTGCTGAATAAAGGGGTCGCTAACACCCGAGCCAATCCCATTCTTGGACAGCCGTTCTCATCCGCATTGAACGATAGCTCCTTAACACCGGCTGATCGCCCGATTGTACCGGTGTCGCATGCGACCCCTAGAATGGGAGCTTCCAAAACCTTGAAAGTTCGATATGTTGACCTTGAATCATCCACCCGCACCACCACCATTCAGACATCAACGGACAGTTATATCGCCGAGATCTTGGACTCCGTTTGCAAGAAATGGGGGTTGGATAAGGGTAACTTTCTGTTGAAAGTGATGGGATCGAATACCATCGCACCCCTGGACCGAACTGTTGAAGCTCTGGGAAACATCTCCGAGCTGGAACTTGTCCGTCGCCGATTTGGAATTGGCCCTCTTTCATTAACAGGTTCACCAGGCAGCTCCTCGCCAAATGCACCGTTGCTAATCGACAACCACAATGCTGCGAcgaagaaggggaaaaagggCACCCGCATGTTGCATCCACTGGCTCAGCAACAAGACATCATTGGAGGGTACTATAGGCGTTTTAACGTGATTCGTAAGCAATCAATGTCGCTAACGGCTTCGAGCCAACGGGTAATCGCGTTTGATCATGACTATATTCATATCATTCCTGGCGAAACAGGTCGAACGCTTTTTGAGTCGAATGCAAAAACCACGTCCATCTCATTCAACGACGTCGTTGGGTCGAAAGTCAGCAGAAGACATCCAAAGAGTTTCCGGATTGTGGTTTTGCGAGGTAATGAAGCTAACGAACAGAAGCGCTATGATTTTGAGGCGAAGAATCCTGCGGAAGCAGCAGAGATTGTTGAGGAGattaagaagaatatgatgcAATGTCGGATGTGA
- a CDS encoding uncharacterized protein (EggNog:ENOG410Q5H1~TransMembrane:4 (o39-61i143-161o205-227i239-261o)) has product MQDVLGHHFIRNFPSSYTVAPVTQSTTVKGPPLPELGQVTVRALCAAVSTAAVYPLLLVATRLKLRNGEPKTEGCSAHHKDGSQRQSGNCCGEITTVVKEIYGEGGLKAFYAGVGEATGKAGAEVFLFFLAYKFFRWRLEGRGLVNSSGLLAVRLLLGIVSEASTKLLTAPIETIITRRQACVKPTRIRDIVIKVFREQGAGGLWAGYSASLLLMANPLITLSLNEILLRCLTRRNNQIITHVLSATLSRFITISLTYPILVDKVRRQAGYQKFPAARSKAIGREDDLSPASLLRNVAALARLETSSTVYAGITASVVQELVSHGIAAATGATIHAWTIRTYYIYLLLSSQYHSLLDKAKKEIEILAEAAKEEARHAAEQEVASGKGTAAISGTDMYSNETADLVGDYVEDEAAESRSLYHWFWDRDKI; this is encoded by the coding sequence CGGTGAAGGGTCCACCTCTACCAGAATTGGGTCAAGTGACCGTGAGAGCGTTGTGTGCGGCTGTGTCTACTGCGGCGGTGTACCCTCTTCTCTTGGTAGCGACGAGGCTGAAGCTGCGGAATGGTGAACCAAAGACTGAGGGTTGCTCGGCTCATCATAAAGATGGTAGCCAGCGGCAAAGCGGGAATTGCTGTGGTGAAATTACTACAGTAGTGAAGGAGATTTATGGCGAGGGTGGTTTGAAGGCGTTCTATGCTGGTGTCGGGGAAGCCACTGGTAAAGCAGGTGCCGAAgtattcctttttttccttgcctATAAATTCTTTCGATGGCGATTGGAGGGTCGAGGATTGGTAAACTCATCGGGCCTACTCGCGGTGAGGTTGCTCCTTGGGATTGTATCGGAGGCGAGTACCAAATTGCTTACTGCGCCCATCGAAACCATTATCACAAGGAGACAAGCCTGTGTGAAACCAACCAGGATTCGCGACATTGTTATCAAGGTTTTCCGTGAGCAAGGTGCCGGAGGGCTGTGGGCTGGGTATTCGGCGTCTTTGCTGTTGATGGCCAATCCCCTCATCACTTTATCGCTGAATGAGATACTCCTCCGTTGCCTGACAAGGAGAAATAATCAGATTATTACCCATGTACTATCCGCTACCCTGAGCCGGTTCATTACCATATCCTTGACCTACCCAATTTTAGTGGATAAAGTACGCAGGCAAGCTGGTTATCAAAAATTTCCAGCCGCACGTTCAAAGGCTATCGGAAGGGAAGACGACCTCTCGCCAGCAAGTTTACTTCGTAATGTCGCCGCTCTCGCTAGACTCGAAACAAGTTCAACGGTATACGCGGGAATTACGGCTAGTGTCGTTCAAGAACTCGTCAGCCATGGAATCGCAGCAGCCACTGGTGCTACAATCCATGCCTGGACGATTAGAACGTACTATATATATCTCCTCCTCTCAAGTCAATACCATTCGCTCCTCGACAAGGCCAAAAAGGAAATAGAGATCCTCGCAGAAGCAGCGAAAGAGGAAGCTAGACATGCTGCGGAACAGGAGGTAGCGAGTGGAAAGGGAACAGCTGCTATATCAGGGACAGATATGTATTCGAATGAAACAGCAGACCTGGTAGGCGATTATGTGGAGGACGAAGCGGCGGAGTCGAGAAGTCTTTATCACTGGTTTTGGGATAGGGATAAGATATGA